The following nucleotide sequence is from Blastocatellia bacterium.
TTTTGAGGGGAGCCTTAGCCCGGATGGCGGGCGAATTCTGATTGTTCATGCAAGCTCCCCTTCCCTGCGACTATGAATCATGTTCGTGATGGTATGGCTCTGTGCTTACAGACAGTATTTCACATGTGTCTGGCGGCTGCAACCACGCTGCACGCGGCAAGCGTCGCTCTTCTTTTTTGAATGGCGGCTTTACCGGTGCGGCCTGCTTTGCGGCAGTCGCCGGTCTGCCATGCTCAACCCGCCGGAGAAGGCGGTGGGGGAGTGACGTAGGACAGACCGCCCGGTCTGTCCCCTTAGCTGACAGAGGTGGCCGTCTGTCTTACCTTTTTTTCATCAACTCCTTAACTGCCGCCTCGATCTGCTGGTCGTGGCCTGACGACATGACGGTGGGCTCGTTCATGACGCGGATGTCCGGCTCGGTCTGGACGTTCTCGGCGCATTTCCCGTCCATCGTGCGCCAGCAGCCCATCGGGATACCGAACCGCAGCGTCGGATCGATCTGATTTTCCCACCAGACGAACGTGCCCGTGCCCGGAACGGGCATGCCGACAAGGAGACCGAGGTTCTTCGCCTTGTACGCGAGCGGGAAAAGGTGCGCGTCCGAGTAGTTACTCTCGCCCATCAGCACGATTGACGGCTTGATCCACTTGTCGAAAGGCTCGCTGCCAATATACTGTCCGTGCGGGATGACGTCGAAATACTTCTTGCCGCTCAGGAAATCCGACAACTGCTCATGGATGCCGCCGCCGCCGTTGAATCGCGTATCGATGATGATCGCGTCCTTGCTGACGTTCAGCCCCAGAGCCTCGTCAAAGACAGTACGCATACTTGGATCGTTCATCGCGCGAACGTGAATGTAGCCGATCCTGCCACCCGACAACTTGTCGACCTCCGCCCGCCGCTGGCGGACCCACCGCTTATAAAGCAACTCGCCCTCGTCGCCGCGCGTGACCGGCTTCACGGTTTCGTCCCAGCGCTTGTTGTTGACGGGATCAAAAACGGAAAGAAGCGTGTACTTGCCGGCCTTGCGATTTAGCAGCTTGTAAAAATCCATCGATGCGTCAATCGTCGTGCCGTCTATGGCTTCGATAATGTTGCCGGCCTTGATCGAGGAAGCGGCGAGGTCCACGGGCCCACCCTGGATGACCTCAGCGATCTTCACGCCGCTGCCGGTGTGGTCGTAGTCGTAAAGCAGGCCAAGCGAGGCCGTTTGGTCGCCGTTAGGGAACTGCGGGCTGTAGTAACAGCCCGTGTGCGAGACGTTCATCTCGCCGAGCATCTCGCTCAGCATCTCGGCGAAATCGTAATTATTGTTGATGTATGGCAGGAAACGCTTGTACGCCGTATAGTAAAATTCCCAGTCGACCTTTTGCAGGTCAGGGAAGATAAGTTTCTCCTTGAATTGGCGCCAGCTATGGTCGAAGATATATGCCTTCTCGGCCGAGTAGTTGAGTACCATCTCGGTCGCGAAGGCGATAGGTTCGGCCTTGCCGCTTTCGACGTCGATCTTCATGGCTCGCCCCTCGGCAAGTACAAAGAGGAATTTCCCGTCCGGCGAAAGCTCCATTGATGTCCTGTTCGCGCCAAGTTTTGCGAAGAGCTTTGTGTCGCGCGTACGGAGTTCCGTGACCCATAGATCGTTGCCTTTCTCGAAATTAGTGAGGTAAAAGAGCTTTTCGCCGTCCTTCGAGAGGACCCAGCCGGACGCGCTCGATGTGTGGATCGTCAGCCGAGTTTTGCGGTCGGTCAGTCCGCCCCAGTCGATAACGATCTTTTTGTCCTCGGGCTTTGGCGAAGCAGCGGGAGACGCGGCTGGCGAAGCGCCAGGAGACGGACCGCTCGCCTTGGCTTTTTCCTCGGCGTCCTTTTTGTCTTTATCCTCTTGCTCTTTCAGAAGGGCGAACTCTTCCTTCGTGAGGCGCTGGCGGTCGTAGAATGCCTTTGTGAAGTACATCCCGTAGACGTCGCCCTGCTGCGGGTCACCGGCCTGGTTTCTTGCGCCTTCGCGGTCGGAACCCCAGATCATCATCTTGCCGTCCATTGCCCACTTAGGGTTGAAGTTGTCATAGCCGCTCTGGGTGAGGTTATGCACTTCGCCGCCGTCGGCCGAGACGAGTCCTACCTCGGGGCTGAACATCCGCTCAGCATGCGCAAATTGGACCAGGAACCACTTCGAGTCGGGCGACCATTCATAATACTGATCGCCATCGGCGTATGAATAATTCTTGTCCGCGGGCAGGACCGTGCGTGTTTGTTTTGAAGCGATGTTATAGACCTTAAGCGTCTGCCGGTTTTCGAGGTACGCGATCTCTTTGCCGTCGGGCGAATAGGCCGGCTGGAATTCCTCGGCAGGTGTAGCCAGGACTGTCTCCTCTTTGAGGACGGTCGACACACAGAAGTACGGTTCCTGCTTGCGTGAGATCGAGACGGTGTAGATATTCCAGTTGTTGTCGCGCTCAGCGGCGTACACGAGTGAGCGGCCGTCGGGGCTGAAACTTACGGTGCGCTCCTGCCAAGGGGTATCCGTGACCCTCTTGACCATCTTGCCGTCCATCGATGAGACAAAGATCTCGCCGCGGAATACGAATGCGAACTCCTTCCCATTCGGCGACAGTTTTGCCTCGGTCATTCCGCCATTGATCGGGACGATCTGCTCAATGGAGCTGCGACCGTCGGCGGCGATCCGCACGTTGACCTTTTGCGGCTCACTGCCGGGTTTCATCGTGTAGAGCTGGCCGTCGTACGAGAAAGCAAGCGTGCCATTGTTGGCGCGGGTGAGAAAGCGCACGGGATGCTTTGTAAGATGTGTGACCGCGGTCGACTTGTCGGGATGAGCAAGGCTGCTTTTGTACACATTAAAGCTGCCGCTTTGCTCGCTGAGGTAGTAAAAATCGTTGTCGTTAGAGTCGAAGACCGGATTGCGGTCCTCACCCTTGAAGCTCGTCAGCTGAGTGTATTTTTTCGACGGGACGTCGTACACCCAAACGTCACGAGTGACGGACGAGGTGTGGTGTTTTCGCCAGTCGCTCTCGTACCCCTTGTAGTCGTGAAAGATGATCTTATCGCCCGTTGAACTGACAGTTGCGTCGAGAGCCGGCGACGTCAATATCAGCGAAACACGGCCACCGTTGACCGGCACGCTGTAAAGTTCGGTCATGCCGGGCGTGGGAAACTGCGCATTGGTCGCCAGATCCTGCCGCTGGGCTGCAAAGAGGATGGCCTTGTCGTCCGCCGTAAACGAGAGCGGCGCTTCGCGGCTCGAGTGGTATGTGAGCCTTTTCGCATCCCCGCCGCCGGCCGGCATTATGAACACGTCGAAGCTGCCGTACCGGTCCGATGCGAACGCAATCGACTTGCCGTCATGGCTCCATACGGGAGCAAATTCGTAGGACTCGCTCAGGGTAAGCGGCACTGCGGTGCCGCCCGCCGTGGGGACTGACCAGATGTCGCCTTTGTATTCGAAAAGCAGGGTCTGCCCGTCCGGCGAGATCGCCGGGTATCGCAGCCACAGCGGATCGTTTTGGCCGTAGATGGCCGTAGACAGGAAGAGAACGGTCGCGAGGCAAAGTAACGGTTTCATATTGGCTCCAAGGGGCACTATTGAGGGTGAAAAAAGTAAGTCTGCTTCCTTTTACGTTTTGAGTCAAGGAAGGTTGCGCTCCCAAGGGTGGGGAAAATCAGCGATCATAGCCCATTCGTTCAGGAGGTGATCTACGTTGATGGCGACCTCTATCGGGTGAAGCGCCGCATTTCTTCGAGATAGTTATTCCAAATATGATTCGCATAAAAAAGCGGGGCATGATCAACAAATCCATCATCAGGAATATCACCGAGAAAACCGGACCTGAGATGACCAAGCACGTTGAACTGGTGACTGAAATAACCGGTGAACCTGTCTCTCAGCCTGCCGGATAACTTCTGATTATCGTTGATCTGCCCTTTGCTATCTATATACTTCAATCCATCCACGTGACGGTAGATGCCTAGTGGTGGGAGCCTTAATGGTTCATAAGAGCCTATGAGCGGCACGTTGGTCACGATGTCGTTGTTATTTACGAATCGATAAGTGTTGATATGGTAATCATCCTTAAACGCTCCGTCCCCAACACGCGGTGAGCCAAAGGTGTACACCCCCTGCACGTTCCCGTACCGGTCGGCAGCGAGAGTAGCAAGAGCTGCTCCCAGACTATGTCCTGTTATCCACAGCGTGCGGTTATGACCGGCGGCATTCTTGATTTGGTTTAAATAGGACTCAAGGCCCTGTTTTTCGCCTTGATCTTTCCAGATTTCATCAAGGGCCTTCTTGAACCCCTTGTGAACATAACCTCCCTGCTGGGAATCTACGAGAATTATACTTATGTCGGCCAATATATCAGCCACTATTTCATGGAAAACTGATTTGAACCCTCGCTTATAAACCTGTGTGCCTCTGAAGGCAACTACTATAAAGTCGTTGTTAGACGCTACAAAACATTGTGTGCTACTGCCGGTAAAGGCCATGAAATCTACTAAGCCTGCCTTGCGAAATTCTTCCCTTATATAAGCCTCTTCATCGTAAACGAGCAAAGAAGCTTCCGCGAGCCACCAGGCGTTGACCAATTCGAACCTGCTAGAATTGTATCGAAACGGGTGGTTCTGGCTGTTCTCAAAGAAGATTCGATCCCTGTTAGGAGGTAGGACGTTATCTAAAGTTGCCCTTGGAATCGGTTTAGGTTGATCCTCCATTTGTGAATCTCTCCTTTCGGTACATACTGAGCGACGTTGTAGGAACTCTGATTGATTTAGAGTCAAAGTTAATACGCAATGATCGCCTATCTTCGCAATGCTAGTGCGGACAATCAACAATTATCCATATCCATCAAGCCCTCTTTGGGAGGCCTACCCAGTAAAACGTCAAAGGATGTCGGATGGCTCTTACGAGGAGGTGCCAAGAGATAAGCTGATTGCATATACATCCCTCCGCTACTTTCCTGACAGTAACCTAAAGCAGCTTTGCGTGTGCGGATTCTTATACCACTAATGAGCTGCGGTGGAAAGCCTGGAAGTAAATTATTTCCCTTGTCCCAGGCGCAAGCCTGCCGGTGTCGGCTCTTTTGTTGTGGGCGTGGGCCTGATTAACGACGTGAACAAATTGCAGCAATATGGCTTTCTGATCTTTGAGCCACTCTGCCGGCAGACATCAACTCAGGCATCGGCTAAAATAGCACTGCCCAGGCATTTGACATAGCCGAATCGCGGGCGTAGACTTGCGCCGCTTCGTAAATCTCACAGCCCTTCGGAGGTAAGAACAACTATGAAACGCACCATGCTTTTTGTGTGGGCTATTTGCCTGCTCGCATCCCTGACGTTCGCTCAATCGAAAGTGCCGGCCAACTCGAAAGTTTACATCAGTAAGATGGAAGGCGGCCTTGACGGCTTCATCGCAACCGAGATATTGAAAAAGAAACTCCCGATCACCATTGTTACCGAAGATAAAGATGCGGATTTCATCCTTGTCGGCACATCAATCAAAGCTGACGATAAGTGGTATCACACTGTTTTCGGCGGCAAGGACAAGAACGAAGGTAATGTGCAACTACTATCCGTCAAAGATAAAACCCTTGTGTGGGCCGGCGAAGCCGGCGACCGCTCGCTCATGTGGGGCAGCCTCCGGCGCGGCGGACAGAGAAAAGTTGCGGATCGTATTGTCAGCAAGATGAAGAAAGACTTGTTTGAGAAGAAGGGCTAGAAGACATTTTATCGTAAGGTAGACTTGCGCGGTGATGAAACTAACGATTCGCGCTATAGCTATGTGCGGCGAGGCTACCCTAATCAAGTGAAGAAAATCAATGATGGAGAAACCCTATGCCTGAGCATGCGAATGTCAATCCCTCTGATTGGAGCTGGTTGCAGGATACCTACTGGTATGTTCTGCCGGGCAATCTGCCGGCTCTGCAACTAGACACAGATCAGGAGACGCTCAACTGGGTGGTTGATCAAACAGTTTGGCATATCACCGGCTACCGCAACGGCTACTTCTGGGGCGTCTCGGCTACCCTCATCATTCAAGATGCAGAGGGCATGCCTCAACAAGCTCCAACCTCTCAGCCGGTTTGCTTCACGATGCTTGGCACGATTACTCCCGAAGGCCGGATACATTTAACCTTCATCCGTAGCCATCAGCCCTCTTCTGCGACACCAACGATTGGCATCGGTCGCGCTATTCCTTATAGGGATGCCTGGAGTTTAGAGATGCAAATGTCCTCTGGGACTGACAAGCAGACTGCACATTGGGCGTATATGACGCGTGTGCAGCCCGCTGACCCAAGTTGGGAATCATTGCCTGGGGTTGGGCTATCAGTACCGGAGATGCTAAACAGGTGTAAGCCGCCGCAACTGGGCGGCAATTCGGAGTGAAGCTGTGGCAAGCCGCTGCGGTCTGCGGTCTGACCAGCCGAAGAATCTTACGGGCGGGGTAGCCTTCGAACGATGAAGCGGAATGAGGCGAAGGCCACCTGCTTTGCGGCAAATGGCGGGAAGACCAGACAATTATGCGGGAATCAGGTGGTAGAGGAACTAAAACACCGTGCGGGAATACAGTTGGTGGGTGCGTTGAGCAGCGGGGTGAGAAAGATCTGATGAGCCAAGGTGCGAAACGCGGGCGGCTACGTTTTACCAGTCCTTATCGGCCACTAACAGAGGGACAGATCGAAGGATGTCCGAATTGCCAGCATTGAAATAATGCCAGGGGCCGCAGGCCGAGCGACCTGCGCGAACTTGACCGAGCGCCGAAGCCCCACCTGGCAGTGCAGTTATTTCGACGCCACCTTATCGGTCTTTTCGAGCATGGGCTTGAGATAGCGATAGACCGTGTCGGCGACGATGCGCGCGCCCGCCGGGTTCGGGTGGATGCCGTCGGCTTGATTCAGCGAAGGGATGCCGGCGACGCGGTCGAGCAAGAATGGAATCAGCGCTACGTTATGCTCTTTCGCCAGGTCGATGAAAGCCTCATCTGTCCAGCGGCAGTAATCGATGCCGGAATTGGTCGGCGCTTTCATGCCGGCGAGCAGTACCTGTGCGCCGCGCTTCTTGGCGTGCTCGATGATTGTACTCAGATTCTCTTTCATTTCGGCGATGTCGAGGCCGCGCAGGATGTCGTTGGCGCCCAGCTCGACGATGATGACCTTGACATCGCCGCCCTCCAGCGTCCAGTTGATGCGCCGCACACCACCCGCCGAGGTGTCGCCGGAGATGCCGGCGTTGACCACTTCATAGTTCAGGCCGTCGGCCGTGAGCCTCTTTTGCAACAGCTCGGGGTAGCTCTCTTCGGGGCTCAAGCCGTATCCGGCAGTCAGGCTGTCGCCGAAGGCGACGACCTTCGCTACACCGTTAGCCGGCATCGCGGGCGACGACGCTTTCGACGGCCCGCCTTTGCATGCAGCCAGGGCCAGCAGCGTCAAGAACAGAAGACAGGATGGCCAAAATCGCACGGTTCTATGATAAGAGTTGAGCAATTGACATGTGCGATCTACAGACATGGTTCCCTTCCTTAGAGAAGCTCCCTTCGTCATAACCGGCCAGCAGCCCGAGCGGGGCGTCGTCAACTTAGGCAGTTAGGTATCCGATGACCAGATCAATTTCAGGCACTCTTTCAACAAGTTATTTTCACTCGGGTATCCTAAGACGCTCTGCACATAGCGCACGCGGTCAATCAGGCAGTCACAGGGAATGTGACTGTGGCCAAAGATGTGGATGACGGAGTTGACGGCGCGAATCTGTTGATCGAGAGCGGCGCAGCCGGCGACTTTTGGAAGGCCCTTGAATGTGAGTCTAGCGACTTCTGGCAGAAGATCACGACGTGGGAGGAAATGGGAAAGGGTGATCACCGGCCTATCATAGCTTTTGATATTTGGCGCGTTGGCGCTGAGAAGATACTCGGCAACGGAGTCGATCCAAGGCGGCCATTTGCAAAAATAGTAATCCGCCCATGCCTCCAACGTTTCCGTGTCTGCGCTCTGATC
It contains:
- a CDS encoding arylesterase gives rise to the protein MRFWPSCLLFLTLLALAACKGGPSKASSPAMPANGVAKVVAFGDSLTAGYGLSPEESYPELLQKRLTADGLNYEVVNAGISGDTSAGGVRRINWTLEGGDVKVIIVELGANDILRGLDIAEMKENLSTIIEHAKKRGAQVLLAGMKAPTNSGIDYCRWTDEAFIDLAKEHNVALIPFLLDRVAGIPSLNQADGIHPNPAGARIVADTVYRYLKPMLEKTDKVASK
- a CDS encoding S41 family peptidase, producing MKPLLCLATVLFLSTAIYGQNDPLWLRYPAISPDGQTLLFEYKGDIWSVPTAGGTAVPLTLSESYEFAPVWSHDGKSIAFASDRYGSFDVFIMPAGGGDAKRLTYHSSREAPLSFTADDKAILFAAQRQDLATNAQFPTPGMTELYSVPVNGGRVSLILTSPALDATVSSTGDKIIFHDYKGYESDWRKHHTSSVTRDVWVYDVPSKKYTQLTSFKGEDRNPVFDSNDNDFYYLSEQSGSFNVYKSSLAHPDKSTAVTHLTKHPVRFLTRANNGTLAFSYDGQLYTMKPGSEPQKVNVRIAADGRSSIEQIVPINGGMTEAKLSPNGKEFAFVFRGEIFVSSMDGKMVKRVTDTPWQERTVSFSPDGRSLVYAAERDNNWNIYTVSISRKQEPYFCVSTVLKEETVLATPAEEFQPAYSPDGKEIAYLENRQTLKVYNIASKQTRTVLPADKNYSYADGDQYYEWSPDSKWFLVQFAHAERMFSPEVGLVSADGGEVHNLTQSGYDNFNPKWAMDGKMMIWGSDREGARNQAGDPQQGDVYGMYFTKAFYDRQRLTKEEFALLKEQEDKDKKDAEEKAKASGPSPGASPAASPAASPKPEDKKIVIDWGGLTDRKTRLTIHTSSASGWVLSKDGEKLFYLTNFEKGNDLWVTELRTRDTKLFAKLGANRTSMELSPDGKFLFVLAEGRAMKIDVESGKAEPIAFATEMVLNYSAEKAYIFDHSWRQFKEKLIFPDLQKVDWEFYYTAYKRFLPYINNNYDFAEMLSEMLGEMNVSHTGCYYSPQFPNGDQTASLGLLYDYDHTGSGVKIAEVIQGGPVDLAASSIKAGNIIEAIDGTTIDASMDFYKLLNRKAGKYTLLSVFDPVNNKRWDETVKPVTRGDEGELLYKRWVRQRRAEVDKLSGGRIGYIHVRAMNDPSMRTVFDEALGLNVSKDAIIIDTRFNGGGGIHEQLSDFLSGKKYFDVIPHGQYIGSEPFDKWIKPSIVLMGESNYSDAHLFPLAYKAKNLGLLVGMPVPGTGTFVWWENQIDPTLRFGIPMGCWRTMDGKCAENVQTEPDIRVMNEPTVMSSGHDQQIEAAVKELMKKR
- a CDS encoding metallophosphoesterase, coding for MRVFAISDLHADFAENWRALQWLSLQDYKNDVVLIAGDIADQLSVIAKTLAHMRARFGRVFYVPGNHELWTRRDDCHSPAKLERILQLCDDLGVCAKPARVGELWIVPLLSWYEEGFDEDQSADTETLEAWADYYFCKWPPWIDSVAEYLLSANAPNIKSYDRPVITLSHFLPRRDLLPEVARLTFKGLPKVAGCAALDQQIRAVNSVIHIFGHSHIPCDCLIDRVRYVQSVLGYPSENNLLKECLKLIWSSDT
- a CDS encoding lipase family protein — protein: MEDQPKPIPRATLDNVLPPNRDRIFFENSQNHPFRYNSSRFELVNAWWLAEASLLVYDEEAYIREEFRKAGLVDFMAFTGSSTQCFVASNNDFIVVAFRGTQVYKRGFKSVFHEIVADILADISIILVDSQQGGYVHKGFKKALDEIWKDQGEKQGLESYLNQIKNAAGHNRTLWITGHSLGAALATLAADRYGNVQGVYTFGSPRVGDGAFKDDYHINTYRFVNNNDIVTNVPLIGSYEPLRLPPLGIYRHVDGLKYIDSKGQINDNQKLSGRLRDRFTGYFSHQFNVLGHLRSGFLGDIPDDGFVDHAPLFYANHIWNNYLEEMRRFTR